The stretch of DNA TGTGAGAGCGGCTTTTGCAGCGGCATTAACGACATTTTTCCATTCAGATTCATTGGCAATAAGAATGGCTTGGTAGGCAAGAGTATGAACATGAATCCTGGTCAGAGTACGACGTTGGGGATTATTTACAGGAAGTGTTCGGATAGCTGTGAATATTTCACGCATCTGCCTCAGGGTTTTGGCAACACGAGGATTGGAATCTGCTGCCAAAGTGATGGTTCCTGTGGACAGGAATCGCTGCAGATTCTCCAATTCTTGTTCATTCATACCCACAGAGTCACTATATGGGATCACATACTCAAGAAGTTGGTCAATTAGATCGATCTCCACGTAGCTGGCCATCTCAAAGTGAACGAGCGCCGAGCTGGGCAGAGATGTTATTTGTTTTCGAACCTTTGATAGGCGCGTTACTCGAATCCCATCAGGGAAGGGAAAGTTATCCATCATCTGGAGGCCACTCACGACAAATAAGCGTGGATTGAAATCCTTTAAATATGCATCGAGGGATTCCAGGACACTCAATGTTGGATTATTTTGGTCATTGTGGAGGATAAAACGATTGGCACGAGGAGCGCGAAAGGGTCCCCATTTCTCTCCTGACCTATACTCCATAATCAAGTGAACGTCATCTTGGTCAATTGATGATGGATACGACACAATGATATCCTCAGGGATTGCCTTTCTCAATTCTTTCGTCATTTGTGCACCCAAAAGAACATTTGCTCCCTCCAGATGAAATCTCCTGGCCATCATTGGAGCATTCCCGCCCATAGACCAACTTGTATCCAATGTCCTCTCCTTGGCTTCTTCAACTAATTCATCGAATAGTGATTTGTTGGATGTGTAGCGTCTACAAAAATGAGATCAAACAATGAAGgttcaataatttcaattaagcTCAATCGTCTCATACTCAGCAGCAGCTCCTCGTTGGAAGAAGTATCCAAAGTTCTCAAAGAGGTCATGCCGATTTGATATCTCACCACCCACGCACTCCTCTCGACACTGGGTCAGGGtataattgagaaattgcGTGGCAGGAACATAGATATCCTTGCACGAACCATAGCCCACGGCTACACGCTGGGACACAACATCCAGGTTCTCCAAGAGTAGAAGATTCGAAAGAATTTCCGTGATTCTTTTGAGGTCTTGGGAGGCAAAGAAACCCTGGAGGATTATGGCAAATAGAGCACAGAACACCCCAAAGGTGGTCAGAACTGAGAAATACGGGAAGGAAGGCATACTTTCACAGAAAAACAATTATCAACAACACAACAAATCCGCTTTCTGAGCAAAATTATCAACCATTTCACTCCAGCATAAAGTGCTGGAATTACACAAGAAATTCCAGTGGAGACTTCCGTAGTATCCGATGTGctttggaataattttttcaagtttcaaaaaattgatttttttgaaagataaaatttttatttaatttattttactatcTAAAATTACAGTTGAGCTTGAAGCGTAGTAAATTAATCCTCTCACTCCAAAAGGagccaaattatttaataaattcttccatttaattcctaaatataaattccatggcatttaaaaattaaaaaattaatttttgcttttactGGCATTGTTGGCATATTTAggatgaattaattaaatttagtgGCTAAGTAAGGACGCTCTTCAGTGGGACATTTAAAATCCTGGAATGTCATCTTCCACGTGTGCGTTTTCTGCCCATATGGCTCCATGATGTTATTCCAGTAGGCATTCGCCGCTCGAGCTTGAGCTTTTTGGGAAAGATGAAAGCAATCCCGGGACATGTAGGAGAAATCCGTGAGTCCATTCTTCTTCCTGGGAATTGACATTTTATCCGTGAATGGTTGCACGATGACGGTAAAATCGGTTTTATTGTGGAATTCCTCCCTTTCGGCAATTTCCCATTGCTTCCTCTTGAAGTCCTCAATTACACTGAGGAACTTCTTGCGAAGAGGTAAATTGTGGAGGGAGTAGAAGCAAGGACATTCCAAGTAATGCGTCGCAATGCATTCCGGTGGTTCGCCGTATGTGTCCATAAGAACTTTTATTGCTGAAAAAGTcgtaaaaattcttaattattgTACCTACTTATTTCAAGGAGCTagcttaatttaaatattttatatatttatgagaatttttcatcaatattcGTTGCATTCTTAATTCTGcattaaaggaaattattatCTATTTCCTTACTATTTTATTCTCTCactaatttatgatttaaggGTGCaggtaattaatttatcataaaatatttatttttccgtgAAATTACTTATGATTCTTTTGATGTTTactaaaatttgcaaaattaaaattcatccaaagatcttttttaaataacatcatgaaagtttataaaagtacaataaaatataattattctCTTGCTCGCATTACATCAATAAATCCAGgatcttttatttcattctttgTGTAGAAACTGAGGCAAAAACACGggttttacatttatttttccctttatgaggtgaatttttcttattcttattgattttcttcaagttcCTTTCAACTGAGGCGGCCTTCAGATTTTTTAAGCTATTTattgatatatgtatgtacggcAACTTGagtagttttttctttaaatataaattgaattttcatttccagcaagttgagaattttcaattgattgaaattgattcctaaattatatattacatggatttcaaaaatattttagacatgctataaattttattttatcgaatccattaaatttaaaactttatgaCCACTTTCTCCTGTTTTTCCGATGTTTTGTGAGAAcgtataattttaatgataaacTCTAGTCCTGATCGTCCTGATAAAACTGACTCATTCCTATTGTTTCAAAACTTCTTAAAAGTTTCTATTTGGGACCATGCTATTATTcacttttacttttaattatgtataaaaataatttttatttaaatccatCATCCATCAGAGTTAgaatgttgaaaatattttagatatttttttctcatctccgcagttttctttaatcgcaatattgattttttttatttccgcGATATATTTGAAATTGAGAAGGTCACAAAGTTTCTGATTAACCTACCTCACCCTTTACATAATCCACAACATAAATTATGTACCTAGTTCTTTTTTCATATGTAACATATTGGATAATTTGGCttatcttttatttctcaagGTATTATTTTAGATATGATAAATCGATAAAACGCTCATATGAATAACTAAAAATACAATAACGAACCTCAATTAATGTCATATACTTATGCATTTCGAATATATTATGTTAGTTCATATTAAATCAATTACAAACTTACATGGGGCAAGAATTATTGAGACCATAGTCCTCGGTAAATTATCCCTAAGTGTCCTGAGCACATCAGTTAACTCCCTTTCGTGATTTTCAACCGTTTTCTCAGGTGGATCGTAGCACATGTCCAAGCAGAAGTCATTACCACCAATAAAGTACGTTATAAACTTCCAGTGATTCTCGATATCCACCTTTGGGTCATTCTTCATTCGCAGAACAAGATTTCGTGCTTGGTGTGGCGTGTCCCTCGACATTGCACCACCTTCGGCAACATTGAATCTGAAATTAATGTCAATGTGATGATAttgtataaatttattaatatattgGCGCACACTTCTAGTACCTATAGCTATATatagtacctatatatattatgatttatttttattactcaCTTTGATGCTCGATGTGTCGATAAACTATTTTTCTTCGTGTACCCGTACAAGTTTGGGTTGAATTCCTTGAGAATATTTGGTAGAGTAAGGAACTGCCGCCAAGTACCCTGACCACCTATCGTCATCTGTGCTCCGCGATTTTCTGCGAATACTTCTAGTATATTTGTGGCAAGAAGACCTAGGCCAGCAGTCAGCGAGTCGCCGATTGCTCCAACTATATCAATGTCGCCTGGGCGAAGTCGATGGACGGATTCTGGTACTTGAGAACTACGTCTTCCAGGTCCATCTATATCACAGATAAATTCCTCCCTGTTGCTCACTTGACGTTGAATCGtctatgaaaattaattaatggaaaataaaaaaaaatgtaaaaaatcttcttcGATGATCAAGACAATAGATTTTTTGATAAACGAGTTGatagttttaaatgaaaatttttaacttttatcatcttcaaaaatcatcattaaattgcaagaaaaccTCGTTATAAATTTATATCGATAGAGTGTCAAGAAAtcttatacattttatttttattcttaaatgaaaaatttgcataaatatttctcacgAAATAATTACATACTTgctcttgaatatttttctgtatatgCTGCTGCTCATCCGTTGAATTCTCcaagaaatcaaataaaaattgacgGGCTGTGCGAAAAAATTGCAGCATAGGACCTGAATCCAATGATGATACTTGGCTGTGAACAGCAGGGGTGACAATTATGATGGAAAGCACTAGTAAAGACCATGATGGGATCTTCATTTTTATGGCCTTTatgattaaacttttttttctcactaaaatTTACTACAAGAGCGTGTCGAAGAGTTGGTAAAATCTTTTACTATCGAATATTACGATAATTAAGTGAATTAAGGTGTCTTCCCATGGACCTTCAGCTCTTCTCAATTGCACAATAGTAGGTACTATTAGATATGATAGAATATCctcttgcaattttcacatCTGTTTCACCTTCAGCACTTGCCAAATGAATCATTAGGGTTCCAAAAAATGACGAAGAAGAGTTATTATAGTTCACGGGAAATTATGTTTTACTGTAAGGCCACATAAACATGCGAATTAATATCacataaattatttgattaaactATCACTTCACGTGTGAAGATGATCAGCAAAAAATCCACAATTCTATCTTATTGTTTCTCACAGAgtcttattataaaaaaattgtgggaatAATATCTCATCTAGTAGAGAAAAAGCATACAcgtgaatttgattttatggCAATAAAACCGCACAATTTAACCCAAGGCGACATCCACATAAATATCACAcagaaatttttcacaatattttcacGAAGAAAACTTAATGATATAGAAATATcagcaaaaattcttctaaggTCTGATTTGGTTGCAAGACAAGACACAATTGATTATGTTGAGAGAGATGCGGAATATGTATGCAATTGAGATAAAGTAAGTAATAGCAAATTCAAGGACTTGCATTAATATAACCGGCTCAAATATCTTATGTATTTTATCAACCGGGATTTTGATACCGAAGAAATAACAATCAGTTATGCATtcaaaaagtgttttaaaaaatttcctaatttgTATGCAGATTTCATTCACAACAAATCACTTCTTTTATCCACTGTTGTGAATATTATTCATACGGCGAATGATGAAGTGAGTTCACGAAAAAGGGAATTAATTCGCAATAAATCTTTCTATTTGCGTTTAAGCACACCGAAAGCTCGCGATCAACCGCCGGCGTGGTGGACAAAGTAGGACTGATCGCTGATATTCTTCCTCGCTCAATCAACATACCATACATATAGCTTTTCCTCGACCAAAACTGTTTGATCTTGAAATATGTTTTTGTTCGTTCAGCACACACTGACCAACCACGTAAAGCACATGTATAAGAAGTAGTGGATTGCACTTTATTCTTTTGTGTTGTTGTGTAAAGTTGCTACCAAGTTAGTGCTAAACACTTTATTCTGTGTGCCATCATTTCTCACATGGTGTGGTTCCCGAAACCTTGGGTCCCCTCAGCGTACAGGTGAATTACTTCGTACGTAGAGATTCATCATCCAGGAAGAAAGATTTATCAACAAGTGGGCCTTCATagatataaaacatttttttatcatttcctCGGATTTTCTCGTTTTGTTCCGCAAAAAAaccattaataaaaaatcttttcttcgtgacatttttcaatttttgctttaacAACGCATAAAAGCTTGAcgcatttcaatttattataaatgcTCAGTGAGGCGGAAGACATGATGAGTCcttctttaatttatattgtgTACCTTAcaggtaggtatatatttattCATGCCCTACTATTTACTATTTACTCGCCGCacttataattttatcaaagtcaattcaattgttttttttttcttctttcattaaacgatttattttctttccattaagcgtaaaataatattcaaatattcttcaatgaaAGATATAAAAGCTTtcagtaattaattaaaatttataactttCTTAAGTAaggaatattatttaaattgaagttAATAATAAgggatattttctttaagaaaattttacgtTTCCTTCTTattcaaaatagaaaaataaatcaagaagACATTTCGGAAGGATTTACATGGTAAGATTTACATGgcgaaataaacaaaaatatagattttctctataaaatgtGGATAATATTATTTGATTTCTAAGTGTACGAACTACATAACTCCATAtggatcaataaaattatgtatgtatgtatgtatggcgggtgctgaattatttatttatgataaaaaataggTAAAGGATAACGGGGTAGAAAAGCCACATAAAGTGTAAagtaagggatggtcacgttattttggaaactcggggactttcaagagcgattttcaagctaaTTTTGAAcccaaaaattcgaaattcgcttgcactcttgttaaatggccaaatactgataagaattcagtactttcgatttagaaaataaatttttgtgctcaaaaaaattatttgaaattctcacattttggccattttgttcatgtagagtttccaaaataacgtgaccatcccttaagttaaagaaaagctcaaaatgtcATACTTTCCACCGAGATAAAGCACAATGGTTTAAGattaagaaggaaaatttcctaaagaaatatgatacatatttttaatgtttctttaacCTTATGTGACTTCGTTCTTAGCCCTCTCTcaatctaaaaataataagttCTTCATCCaagattttcaaagattttttgaacGATCTCTGTTGATCGATCTGAcaacatttgattttttctatcaCTTAACAGcgatacatttttattattctcacCTCTATAGGTCAATGAGCTCGATTATATGAAATGCAAAATAGAATATATGCAACATCGCAATAATActcaaaagatttaatttaattctaccTTTGGGGCTAAAATGCACAATAAGTGGTCAAGTGTAAGTAAATGCAACATGATcttgaaattcactttctTTCAACAATTACCATATTACGTCTTAGTTTGTATAACTGAATTTTACATAACCGTGGAGGCACGTATTAATCTCGCGCTGCTGGTGGGTCATTTGGAGTGGTCTCGTCAAGGTCTGTACCACCTTTTCAGAtacttttgacgttttttttttaataagtttttttttcttcttttatttgattttcaatagATATTTGGGTAATTATGGCaataaggaaaaaagaaaagattttagatGTCTTTTATCTTGAAGGTTATTTTGCTGTATACATGATCAAAAAGCGTGTACACTAAGCGCTTTACATTCTCCACGGTGATTTCCAGACGCTACCGTAGACTCATCGAAAGCTCATACTTTTTCATGGAGCGACGGTGTGCGGCGTAAACATCAAGTTCAAAGTCAACATATAGCTGAGCGTGTGAAATAAtgtcttgtttatttttctttttcttattaaagatttaattatttaattgcaaactttccatttatttttagtgtgtTCAAAATTAGTTTTGTTTATTACTTTgcctaaaattattaatattttagaattattgCTTCAGGTTCtatattttctgaattttccgatCAACTGAAACGGTTCACCTGAAAATTACACCCTAGCAATTATGTAGGAGGAGGAGTAAATgtggatggaaaattctttgcacCACCTTTGCATATTGTTGTGAAAATGTCTTTTCTACCCTTGACCCAGGTCGATGAGACGATGACACTGTGTACGGGTGAAAACACCCAAGTCATTGTGAAGGTAAAAATTACggtatagtaaaaaaaaaactaattgagAATCCACTTTAGAAATgaacaaacatttttcaaagattgattttatttgcatatattaaacttttttatattttttgaatggtGTTTGaatgactaaaaaaaacattctttctgAATTAACTTCCGCATTTACCCTTTATTCGGTAATAAAACTACTAATTGAAGGATACTTGTAAGTCATAAATCTTGccgaaaaattttcatagcttgttagataattttattgtacaGTATTTCGAGAGTTTAATTATCAACATCAAGAGCATATtcctcaatgaaaaaattcatCGGATCATTGATCATCTCATGGCTATGCGGTTGCAGAGAAAAGGTAAAAACCTGTGAAAAACTTGAtgctaaattaattgaattttgcacGATAATTTAAGTTTGCCCTCCAACATTTAAGGTTAACTGTTCATCTTTGTGGCTATAAAAGGTTGTTCTTCTGTTGGGCACTTGAACTCCTCAAACTCCTTCTTCCACATTCGCGTCTTATTGTTAAATGGTTCCAAAAGATTATTCCACAGGGCGTTTGTAGCTCTTGCATATCCCTTCTGGCTGAAGTGGAAGCAATCTGTAGACATGTAGGAAAAGTCTGTGTTGCCGTATTTATCCTGGGGTATTGTTAGCTCATCCGTAAAGGGTTGAAGATTCACAGTGAAGTCTGTTTTATTGTGAAACTCTTCTCGATTTATTACTTTTCGCTGCACATCTTTCCAAGCTTCTATAGTGCGCAAATAGAGCTTTTGAAAGCGCCTCCGTGctgaagaaaagaaacatgGGCATTCGATATGGTGAGCTGCTACGCATTCAGCTGGTCGCCCACGCAGTTTTATGAGAACTTTCATtgctgagaaaaattaaagaaaagagaattattCTCATCGCAAATACATGTTCTCAAGAATGTGGTATCCaggaatataaaattgaaattgttctTTATGAAACAACTTGTGAGtctttatatataattttttgtacataaaatgcATGGAAAAGATCATACATTACCTATAAAATTAATGTGTAGTACATATTTATGGTAAATATGGTAATATAAAAATACCATAACTTCTATCACTTTGTTGTTAGTTCTTCAATGGGAATTTACTTAAAGTTTATCGTTAGATAAGATttcaattgaagaatttttaatatgttttaaaattttgtcttACATGGACTTGCAATAACATTAACCATTGTACGAGGAAGATTGTCCCGAAGAATTCTCAAAGTTTCAATGAGTTCTTTCTCGTGTTTTTCAACAATCTTCATAGGATCTTCAACGTAACACATATCCATGCAAAAATCATTGGcaccaaatagataaaaaaccATCTTCCAATGTTTCTTAATGTTAACATTGGGGTTGGATTCCATTCGCTGGATCAGTTTGTGGGCTTGATATGGTGTATCCCTTGACATCGCTCCCATTTCAGCAACATTGAatctgagagaaaattgcacatAGTTTTTTGTTACAacgttttatgtttcacgtgtGTTAGGTAACATATATTAATATCATATTTATAGAAGCTTTTTGGCACATTCCAACCTTGATTCGTTTTGAATGCTGTGCGAGTCGGTGAGTGAATAACCATATAATTTTGGATTATACAATTTAAGTATGTTGGGGATGGTGAGGAATTGCCGCCAAGTGCCTTGTCCACCAATTGGTGATGTTATACCACGATTTTCTATCgcaatatgcaaaatattcgtTGCCATCCCACCATTTCCGGCAGTTAGGGAATCACCCATTGCACCAATTATATCAATATCCCCTGGGCGAAGTTGATGAATGGAGTCTGGAATAGTTTCACTGCGCTTTCCAGGTCCATTGAGATCacagaaaaaatcttcattctcTGCAAATTGTTGCTGTCGtctctgaaatattttacacaagCTTAATGCACAAATTTTTGCCgagttgaaaataatttttctttatacatttctttttaaattcctcTTCAAGTAGACTTCTTCAACTCCAGTTCGTCCAAATGTATTAAAAACCATATTTTTGTCATTCGAaacatttgaagaaaattgccatAATCAAGAAATGATGTTTGACCCTCAACAGAAACGAATTGCAGAAGAAGTATTATCACGAGGCTTttaagaatcattttttttctatttttaggaatttatttctaaaccatattttagaagtttttttttaaacttatccttattaatatttcttttatatcaCAGCTCGCTCAGTTTTATCCAAAATCACAatcttttttcacttttttttaaagaaaatatttactatttttttaaagaaaatatttactatttttatggaatttacAGATTACAATCTTATTTGCAACtgatgcaaaatttaaatgaacaTCTGCGTGATGATCGGTTTATTGTGGTGGCCGACTGACTTACAGCACAGTTCAATATCAACTTCTTTCAAGCTGAAGTTGAAGGTGCATAATACAAGTATGTGCAACATGGGAGCCCCCCTACATAGCATCGACAGGCTGGAATTAAATcactttaaaattcatttgatcTTGACAATGCAGACTCTGATCATTAAGTTCGCAGTAAACGTGCGACGAGAACCCATTAGCATATTTTTACGAGCATAAGTTGGATTCTTCTTACTTCTATTTTGCCTAGAATTTTAGTTTTCGCTTTACTATTGTTCCTTTTTAATATCCAATTTAATATTAagtttatcataaaaaaaaatcctttcataTAATTCTTCTGTTCCATATCCAGTTCTAAGCAAATAAATCCTTTGGTATGCTGTTAGAACGActtatttacacaaaaataCGGTAATTACTACACCTGCTTCTATTCTCATACTTATCAACACACTACATTGCACTTGAAATACTTATGGATGTGCTTTGGAAGGAATCCTTGAAAGAAGTCAATGAAACttttgatgaaataattaTGACAGTTTTGTGTCTCGATTATTATCACACCCAAGggtttattgttttaattctttgctgatttatatatatgtttatgtttttataattattgCGTGAATTCTAAATTCATTAACATTTATTATTGTGCAAAACCTGCATGGTGCTTTTAATGCGTgaaaggaggaaaaatatttccaatcatTCTGCTAATAAACCATTCTCAGTAGAATATGTCTTAGAATTTATTCTATCAGAAAAGTCAGAAAATATCGATAAAACATTCTTTTGCTAAGAGTTGTATACATAATATCAAttacaatatacatatatattctatgtatgtataaaaaatgtaaaaaaaaatcacatatttatgtacaataaAGTAGCAAATCAAATCCTTCCACTTACTTGGAACACATTATCTAACAATAAGAATTATTATATAATATACTCTTGATCCCATTTCTTTGGTATGGTTCAAcgagtaaattaaattgtatgaaacatttaattctgACTCATTCTTTTCACagtcatttattttctattgattGCTATGACAACTCTCTTGCATACTCTTCCAgtatataaagaaattttgattacCTTCGAAATTACTTGGGTTGGGTTTTGTCTGTTGATCACTCCAATACAAGGTGAAGCAACTCCCATATTGTTCTTCTTCCTCTGATAAATTGTAGCTGattaaaacgaaaaaaatatgttctcGTTCTCCCAAAGAAT from Lutzomyia longipalpis isolate SR_M1_2022 chromosome 1, ASM2433408v1 encodes:
- the LOC129785872 gene encoding phospholipase B1, membrane-associated-like, which gives rise to MVFNTFGRTGVEEVYLKRNLKRNRRQQQFAENEDFFCDLNGPGKRSETIPDSIHQLRPGDIDIIGAMGDSLTAGNGGMATNILHIAIENRGITSPIGGQGTWRQFLTIPNILKLYNPKLYGYSLTDSHSIQNESRFNVAEMGAMSRDTPYQAHKLIQRMESNPNVNIKKHWKMVFYLFGANDFCMDMCYVEDPMKIVEKHEKELIETLRILRDNLPRTMVNVIASPSMKVLIKLRGRPAECVAAHHIECPCFFSSARRRFQKLYLRTIEAWKDVQRKVINREEFHNKTDFTVNLQPFTDELTIPQDKYGNTDFSYMSTDCFHFSQKGYARATNALWNNLLEPFNNKTRMWKKEFEEFKCPTEEQPFIATKMNS
- the LOC129785863 gene encoding phospholipase B1, membrane-associated-like, whose protein sequence is MKIPSWSLLVLSIIIVTPAVHSQVSSLDSGPMLQFFRTARQFLFDFLENSTDEQQHIQKNIQEQTIQRQVSNREEFICDIDGPGRRSSQVPESVHRLRPGDIDIVGAIGDSLTAGLGLLATNILEVFAENRGAQMTIGGQGTWRQFLTLPNILKEFNPNLYGYTKKNSLSTHRASKFNVAEGGAMSRDTPHQARNLVLRMKNDPKVDIENHWKFITYFIGGNDFCLDMCYDPPEKTVENHERELTDVLRTLRDNLPRTMVSIILAPSIKVLMDTYGEPPECIATHYLECPCFYSLHNLPLRKKFLSVIEDFKRKQWEIAEREEFHNKTDFTVIVQPFTDKMSIPRKKNGLTDFSYMSRDCFHLSQKAQARAANAYWNNIMEPYGQKTHTWKMTFQDFKCPTEERPYLATKFN
- the LOC129785849 gene encoding ADP-dependent glucokinase; the protein is MPSFPYFSVLTTFGVFCALFAIILQGFFASQDLKRITEILSNLLLLENLDVVSQRVAVGYGSCKDIYVPATQFLNYTLTQCREECVGGEISNRHDLFENFGYFFQRGAAAERYTSNKSLFDELVEEAKERTLDTSWSMGGNAPMMARRFHLEGANVLLGAQMTKELRKAIPEDIIVSYPSSIDQDDVHLIMEYRSGEKWGPFRAPRANRFILHNDQNNPTLSVLESLDAYLKDFNPRLFVVSGLQMMDNFPFPDGIRVTRLSKVRKQITSLPSSALVHFEMASYVEIDLIDQLLEYVIPYSDSVGMNEQELENLQRFLSTGTITLAADSNPRVAKTLRQMREIFTAIRTLPVNNPQRRTLTRIHVHTLAYQAILIANESEWKNVVNAAAKAALTAHRHVCGTDHINPDMASLILDDSFATTMNPGDPGSQRIKINSRDPVSCWQESISETEVTICVAPVLVCKSARQTAGAGDNISAAGLILQI